Part of the Streptomyces europaeiscabiei genome is shown below.
CGGCTTCCACCCCGTCGAACGCGATCCGCAGCCCGCGCACCGACAGCAGTACTTCGGACTCCGGCGGCACCTCGGACTCCGGCGGCACCTCGGACTCCGGCGGCACGTCGGACCCCGGTAGTACGTCGGACTCCGGTAGTACGTCGGACTCCGGTAGTACGTCGGACTCCGGCGGTGCGTCAGACTCCGGCAGTACGTCGGACTTCGGCTGCGACGTCAACGCTCTCTTCCCCCTTCGCGGTGCGCGCACGGCTGGGTTTCTTCGTACGGCGACCCGTGCGCGTCTCCGCGTACGCCGCCCCCGACACCGCGAGACCGGCCAGCAGGGCCAGGGCGACCGCCGGGGCCAGGGCCGCCCACGGGGCGCGTTCCACGTACGCGCGGGACTCGTCGAGGAGCAACCCCCACTCGGGGGCGGGTGGTTGGGCGCCGAGGCCCAGGAAGCCCAGGGATGCGAGGGCCAGGGCGATGCCCGGGAGACGCAGGACCGCGTGGCGGGCGACGGGGGCGGCGACGGACGGGAGGACGTGCCGCGTGAGAATCCACAACGGCCCGGCACCGATGGCCCGTTGGGCGGTCAGGAAGGTGGAAGCGCGGACCTCCTGGACCAGTGCCGCCGCGTGCGCGGAGAGGGCCGGCCAGGAGATCAGTGCCACGGCGAGAGCCGCGCCGCCCGTGCCCGGGCCGGCCGCCGCGGCGACGAGGATGCCGACGATCACCGGGGGCAGCGCGTTGGCGATGTCGGCCGCGCCCGCGGCCACGCCGGGCAGGAAGCCGAGCGCGAGGGAGACGAGGAGGCTCAGTACGCAGACCGCCGCCGCGGTGCCGACCGTGGAGGCCGCGCCGTGGCCGAGGCGGGCCAGCACGTCACGGCCGAGCCCGTCCGTGCCGAGCGGGTGCGCCCAGGTCGGCGGAAGCAGCCGGGCGGTGGTGTCCACGGCGTACGGGTCGCGCAGCAGGCCCCAGCCGACGGTGACCAGGAGGACGGCTGCCAGGACGAGCGGTATCGCGGGGTGGGCGCGGACCGGGCGGGCCGGCGGGAGGGTGAGGCCCGCGTCGCGCAGGGCTGGGCCGAGGAGGCGGCGCCGGGCCAGGGCGGCCAGGGCGCCGGCGACCAGGCCCAGGGCGAGGAGGGCGAGGACCGAGCCCTGGAGGAGGGGGAGGTCCTGGGACTTGGCCGCGCCCAGGGCCGTACGGCCGATGCCGGGCACCGCGAACACCGTCTCCACGGCGACCGCTCCGCCCGTCAGGCCGACCGCGGCCATGCCGAACTGCGGTACCAGGGGCGGCAGTACGCGGCGCAGCGCGGCCGCCGAGACACGGGCCCGGCTCACGCCCGCGCCGCGCCACAGCTCCACCCAGCGTTCGTCGAGCACGGCGGGCAGCGCGTCCGCGACCAGGCGGCCCAGCAGACCGCCGGCCGGGACACCGAGGGCGATCGCGGGCAGGACCAGGTACTCGGGGCCCGCCCAGCCCGCCGTCGGCAGCAGGCCCAGCCACACCCCGCACACCAGCAATGCCACCGTGGCCAGCAGGAACTCGGGCACGGCGGCGAGCATCGCGGCGAACGCGCCGGCCGACCCCCGGCCCCGCACGAGCACCGGGGCGACCAGCGCGCAGGCCAGCAGCACCGCGACGGCGAAGGCGGCGCCCATCAGACCCAGGGAGACCTGGAGGCCGGAGACCACCGAGGGGAGCACGTCCGTGCCCGACACCCACGAGGTGCCGAGGTCGCCGCGCACCAGCCCGGCGGCCCAGTTCCCCAGCAGGGAGAGGGGGCCCGCGCCCAGGCCGAGATCCTCACGGATCGCGGCCAGCGCCTCGGGCGTCGCCTCCTGCTCGGCCGACCGGGCGCGCAGCACGGTCAGCGCGGGGTCACGGCCGGACAGCCACGGCAGCAGCCCGACGACGGTCAGGACGGCGAGGAGACAGACGAGGCGGGTCGGCCCGGCGGGACCGACCCACTTCCGGGCGTGCCTCGCGGCACGTCCCACGGGTGACGGGGCGGACGTACTCCCCAGGGCACGTCCGACGGAGGGGTCGGTCGGCTTCCCCATGGCGCGTCCGACGGGTGAGGGGTCGGTCGGCTTCCCGTCGGCCCGGCCGGCCCGCGCCGGGCCATCCGGTCTCCCTGCGGATCGCTTCACCTGACGTAGGTGTCCGCGGTGACCAGCTCCCGCTCGCGCGGGTCGTGCGCGGCGTCCACGACTCCGGCCGCGTCGCCCTGGATGACCCGCTCGTGCAGCAGCGGCACGGCCGCGTCGGTGGTGAGGACGGCGGCCTCGGCGTCGATGACGGCCTGGCGGCGGGCGTCACCGGCGGTGGTGTCGGAGGCCTTGCCGAGGGCCGCGTCGACGGTCTTGTCGGCGAGCTGGGAGATGTTGAAGGAGCCTTCGGAGGCGAAGTCGCTGTAGAGGTACGCGGCCGGGTCGCCGGAGTCGAGGACCGTCGCCCGGGAGAGGATGAACGCGTCGAACTCGCCCGCCAGCGCGTCGGACTCGATGTTCGCGTACTCGCGCACGTCGAGCTTCACCTTGAACCCGGCCTTCTGCAGCTGCTGCTGCAGCGTGGCCGCGACCTCGGGCAGCTCCGCACGGTCGGTGAAGGTGCCGATGGTGATCGACCTGCCGGAGGGGTCACCCGCCTTCGCGCGCTTCACGGCCGACCGCAGCTCGGCGGCCCAGGGGAGCGCGGGCCCGAGCAGCCCCTCGGCGACATCCGCCCGTCCCTCGTACACCCCCTCGACGATCGACTTCGCGTCGACGGCCTCGCGGGCGGCGGCGCGCAGCGAGGCGTCCTTGAAGACGCCCTTGCGGGTGTTCAGGTAGAGGGTGTTGGTGCGGGGCATCGGGACCTCGGTGATCAGGTCCTGGTCGAGCACGGCTGCCTGCGACACCGGAACCGCCTCGACGATGTCGGCCTCGCCGCTGCGCAGGGAGGCCGCGCGGGCGGTGCCGTCCGGCACGAACGTCACATCGATGCCGGGCGCCTTGGCCCTGCCGTCCCAGTAGCCGTCGTAGCGGTCGAGGGCGGCGGAGGCCGTGCCGTTCACCTTGGTCAGCTCGAAGGGGCCGGTGCCGGCGCCGACCGGGTTCACCGTCTTCCCCTCGTACGCCTTCGCCGCGAGGATCGAGAGCTGCGGCGAACTGAGGCGCTGCGGGACCAGAGGGTCCTCGGCGGCCGTGGTGACGGTGACGGTGTTGCCGTCGGCCTTCGCGGTCAGCTCCACGCCGTCGAGAATGCGGGGCTTGGGAGCGGCGGTCGCCGCCTCGGTGAGGGAGTTGACGACGGCCTTGCCCGTCAGCTTCGTCCCGTCGTGGAACGTCACGCCGTCCCGGATCGTGAACGTCCACTTCTTGCCGGACCGCTTCCACCCGGTGGCCAGCGCGGGCAGCGCGTCGCCCTCCGCGTCCAGCTTCACCAGGGTCTCGGCGGTCGACCAGCGCGACAGCTTGAACGCGTCGTCGGACAGCGGCGACAGGCCCGAGCGGGGCGGCAGCATCATCGCCACCCGTATCCGCCCGCCTTCGCCCGAGGCGCCGCCCTCGTCGGCGCCCGTCGACGAGAAACAGCCCGTGAGCAGGGCGGAGGCCGCGGTGGTGACCGCGGTGAGAGGGACGAAACGGGCCGGGAGGCGCACGGGACACTCCGAGTAAAGGCGTGGTCAAAGATTCAACGTGCCCGACCGTAGCACGATGACAATCATTTTCAGAAGTGCGTTTTTGCGCCACCGGGACGGGTGGGGGAACGCGTCAGAGCCGCGCCCCCTTGAGCGCCATGTGGAGCAGCAGCCGGTCCTCGCCGTCGGACAGGTGGAGGCCCGTGAGCTGTTCGACGCGGGAGAGTCGGTAGTAGAGCGTCTGGCGGTGGATGCCCAGCTCGGCGGCGGCGCGGCCCGCCTGGCCCGCGTGGTCGAGGAACACCTCGGCGGTGTGGGCGAGGTCGCGGTGCGCGGGGGTGAGGAGGAGGCGGACGCAGGGGTCCCGGGGTGTGTCGGGAGGCAGTGCGGTCAGCAGACGGTACGGGCCGATGGAGCGCCACTCGGCGACCGGGCCCAGACGCGGATCCGCCAGCGCCGCGCGGGCCGCCGCCGAGGCCTCCCGCCAGTCGGTGCCCAGTTCGGCGAGGCCCGAGCGGGCACCCGAGACACCCGCCGCCGCGTGCGCGCCCGCGCGCTCCAGGAGCCGGGCGGCGGCCGTGAGCGCCGGGGTCGCCACGTCCGCCGAGCGGAGCCGCACCAGCAGGGCCAGGCCCTGGCCCGCGGCACCCCACGGCACCGTGCACAGCGCGGTCGCGCCCGGCACCGTACGGAAGGACGGGGCGTCGTCCGGGTCCGCGGACGGCCAGGGGGCCACACACACCAGGGTGTGGACGCCGTCGCCGCGCGGGCCGAGGGCCGCGCGCAGCTCCGCCACCGCCATGTCGCGCTCCCAGTCGCGCTCGGCGGTCAGGACCGCGCGCAGCTCCCGGGTGAGGTCGGCGCCGGCCTGGGCCTCGTCCGCGAGGAGGGCGCCGATGCGCGCGGCCACCGCCATGGCCGCGGACAGCTGGGCGTCGGTCGGGCCCGGTTCGCCGTCCAGGAGCCAGACGTACCCGAGGGCGACACCCCGATGGCGTACGGGGAGACAGATGCGGCCCCGGAGCACTCCGGCCGCCGGAGTCGGGGGGATGCGGACCGGGGCCGTGGCCCGGGTGATGCCGAAGCCCTCGAACCACTCCCGTACCACCGCCGTCGAGCGGCGGGTCAGGATCGAGCGGGTGCGGACCGGGTCCAGGTCCGACGGATCGAGGTCGCCCTCGCTGTCGTACGCGCCGAAGGCGATCAGCTCGAAGTCGCGGTTCTCCAGCGTCGCCGGGGCGCCGAGCAGCTCGGAGATCTCGTCGACGAGCTCCTGGTAGTCACCCACGTGGTGGAACGATGTGGTTTCCGGTGTCACCCGGGCATTCTCCCGCATTTCCCGAAGGCCTTCATACATTTGTCTGAGATCTGCGGCACGGATGCGTGACAGCTGTCGATGGTCGGCGATCGGGCGGATCCTTAGGTTTCACGGTGGTTCTGTCTGCTGGTCTGTGGAGGTGCCCCGTGTTGGGTCCCGTGATTCTCGCCGCGTCGCGCAGCGACCGGATACGACGCCTGATCTCGGCGGCGCCCGTGACCAAGCAGGTCGTCGACCGCTTCATCCCCGGTGAACGGGTCGACGACATCGTCCCGGTCGTCCGGGACCTCACCGGCAAGGGCCTCGAAGTGACGATGGACGTCGTCGGCGAGGACATCACCCGCCCCGAGCAGGCCGCCGCCGCCCGCGACGCCTACCTGGAGCTGATCGACCGACTGAGGGAACTGGACCTCGGTGAACGCGTCGAGATGTCGGTCAAGCTCTCCCTCTTCGGCCAGGCCCTCCCCGGCGGCCACGAGCTGGCCCTCGCGGGCGTCCGCCCGGTCGTCGAGGCCGCCGCCGCGATCGGGACGACGGTCACGCTCGACGCGGAGGACCACACCACCCTCGACTCGATGTTCGCCATCCACGACGAGCTGCGGCGGGACTTCCCGCGGACCGGCTGCGTCATCCAGGCCTATCTCTTCCGCACCGAGACCGACGCCCGCCGCCTCGCCGCGAACGGCAGCCGGGTGCGGCTGGTGAAGGGCGCGTACAAGGAGCCCGCCGAGGTCGCCTTCCAGCACAAGGCCGAGATCGACAGGGCGTACGTACGGATCCTGAAGATCCTCATGGAGGGGACGGGGTACCCGATGATCGGGTCCCACGACCCGCGCCTGATCTCCATCACCCAGGAACTCGCCCACCGGGCCGGGCGCAAGCTCGACGAGTACGAGTTCCAGATGCTGTACGGCATCCGCGGCGACGAGCACCTGCGGCTCGCCGCCGAGGGACACCGCATGCGCGTCTACACCGCGTACGGCACCGACTGGTACGGCTACTTCATGCGCCGCCTCGCGGAGAAGCCGGCGAACCTGCGCTTCTTCGTCCGCTCGATGGTCAGCAAGGGCTGAGCCCGGAACCACCGCTCGCGACACCGCTCACGTCAAGGAGACACGGAACCCATGGACGCTGTGACCCAGGTCCCCACCCCCGTCAACGAGCCGGTGCACGGCTACGCCCCCGGCTCGCCCGAGCGCGCCCGGCTGGAGGTCAAGCTGAAGGAGCTGGCCGAGAACCCGGTCGACCTGCCGATGACCATCGGCGGCGAGAGGCGGATGGGCGGCGGCGACCGCTTCGACGTCGTGCAGCCGCACCACCACAAGGCCCGCCTCGGCACCTACGGCAACGCCACCGGGCAGGACGCCCAGGACGCCATCGACGCGGCCCTCGCCGCCGCGCCCGCCTGGCGTGCGATGTCCTTCGACGACCGCGCCGCGATCATCCTGCGCGCCGCCGAGCTGCTCGCCGGTCCCTGGCGCGAGACGCTGGCCGCCTCCACGATGCTCGGCCAGTCGAAGACCGCTCAGCAGGCCGAGATCGACTGTCCCTGCGAGCTGGTCGACTTCTGGCGCTTCAACGTCAAGTACGCCCGTGACCTGCTCGCCGAGCAGCCCCCGGCCAACTCCCCGGGCGTCTGGAACCGCCTCGATCACCGGCCCCTCGAAGGCTTCGTCTACGCGATCACGCCCTTCAACTTCACCGCGATCGCGGGCAACCTGCCGACCGCCCCGGCCCTCATGGGCAATGTGGTCGTCTGGAAGCCGTCGCCGACCCAGACCCATGCCGCCGTCCTGCTGATGCAGCTGCTGGAGGAGGCGGGGCTCCCCAAGGGCGTCATCAACCTCGTCACCGGCGACGGCATCGAGGTGTCGAAGGTCGCGCTGGTCCACCGCGACCTCGCCGGCATCCACTTCACCGGCTCGACCAGGACCTTCCAGTACCTGTGGAAGACGGTCGGCGCGAACATCGAGAAGTACCGCTCGTACCCGCGGCTGGTCGGCGAGACCGGCGGCAAGGACTTCGTGGTCGCCCACCCGACCGCCGACCGCGCGATCCTCAAGACCGCCCTCACCCGGGGTGCCTTCGAGTACCAGGGCCAGAAGTGCAGCGCGACCTCCCGGGCCTACATCCCGGCGTCCATCTGGAACTCCGGCTTCAAGGAGGAGTTCGCCGCCGAGGTCGAGTACCTGACCATGGGCGACGTCACCGATCTGTCCAACTTCGTCGGCGCCGTCATCGACGAACGCTCCTTCGCCAAGAACAAGGCCGCCATCGACCGCGCCAAGTCCGACCCGACCTGCACGATCGTCGCGGGCGGCTCCTACGACGACTCGGTGGGCTGGTTCGTCCGCCCGACCGTCGTCGAGTGCACCGACCCGGCGAACGAGGTCTTCACCACCGAGTACTT
Proteins encoded:
- a CDS encoding ABC transporter permease subunit — its product is MGKPTDPSVGRALGSTSAPSPVGRAARHARKWVGPAGPTRLVCLLAVLTVVGLLPWLSGRDPALTVLRARSAEQEATPEALAAIREDLGLGAGPLSLLGNWAAGLVRGDLGTSWVSGTDVLPSVVSGLQVSLGLMGAAFAVAVLLACALVAPVLVRGRGSAGAFAAMLAAVPEFLLATVALLVCGVWLGLLPTAGWAGPEYLVLPAIALGVPAGGLLGRLVADALPAVLDERWVELWRGAGVSRARVSAAALRRVLPPLVPQFGMAAVGLTGGAVAVETVFAVPGIGRTALGAAKSQDLPLLQGSVLALLALGLVAGALAALARRRLLGPALRDAGLTLPPARPVRAHPAIPLVLAAVLLVTVGWGLLRDPYAVDTTARLLPPTWAHPLGTDGLGRDVLARLGHGAASTVGTAAAVCVLSLLVSLALGFLPGVAAGAADIANALPPVIVGILVAAAAGPGTGGAALAVALISWPALSAHAAALVQEVRASTFLTAQRAIGAGPLWILTRHVLPSVAAPVARHAVLRLPGIALALASLGFLGLGAQPPAPEWGLLLDESRAYVERAPWAALAPAVALALLAGLAVSGAAYAETRTGRRTKKPSRARTAKGEESVDVAAEVRRTAGV
- a CDS encoding PucR family transcriptional regulator, with amino-acid sequence MRENARVTPETTSFHHVGDYQELVDEISELLGAPATLENRDFELIAFGAYDSEGDLDPSDLDPVRTRSILTRRSTAVVREWFEGFGITRATAPVRIPPTPAAGVLRGRICLPVRHRGVALGYVWLLDGEPGPTDAQLSAAMAVAARIGALLADEAQAGADLTRELRAVLTAERDWERDMAVAELRAALGPRGDGVHTLVCVAPWPSADPDDAPSFRTVPGATALCTVPWGAAGQGLALLVRLRSADVATPALTAAARLLERAGAHAAAGVSGARSGLAELGTDWREASAAARAALADPRLGPVAEWRSIGPYRLLTALPPDTPRDPCVRLLLTPAHRDLAHTAEVFLDHAGQAGRAAAELGIHRQTLYYRLSRVEQLTGLHLSDGEDRLLLHMALKGARL
- a CDS encoding ABC transporter substrate-binding protein, with amino-acid sequence MRLPARFVPLTAVTTAASALLTGCFSSTGADEGGASGEGGRIRVAMMLPPRSGLSPLSDDAFKLSRWSTAETLVKLDAEGDALPALATGWKRSGKKWTFTIRDGVTFHDGTKLTGKAVVNSLTEAATAAPKPRILDGVELTAKADGNTVTVTTAAEDPLVPQRLSSPQLSILAAKAYEGKTVNPVGAGTGPFELTKVNGTASAALDRYDGYWDGRAKAPGIDVTFVPDGTARAASLRSGEADIVEAVPVSQAAVLDQDLITEVPMPRTNTLYLNTRKGVFKDASLRAAAREAVDAKSIVEGVYEGRADVAEGLLGPALPWAAELRSAVKRAKAGDPSGRSITIGTFTDRAELPEVAATLQQQLQKAGFKVKLDVREYANIESDALAGEFDAFILSRATVLDSGDPAAYLYSDFASEGSFNISQLADKTVDAALGKASDTTAGDARRQAVIDAEAAVLTTDAAVPLLHERVIQGDAAGVVDAAHDPRERELVTADTYVR
- the pruA gene encoding L-glutamate gamma-semialdehyde dehydrogenase produces the protein MDAVTQVPTPVNEPVHGYAPGSPERARLEVKLKELAENPVDLPMTIGGERRMGGGDRFDVVQPHHHKARLGTYGNATGQDAQDAIDAALAAAPAWRAMSFDDRAAIILRAAELLAGPWRETLAASTMLGQSKTAQQAEIDCPCELVDFWRFNVKYARDLLAEQPPANSPGVWNRLDHRPLEGFVYAITPFNFTAIAGNLPTAPALMGNVVVWKPSPTQTHAAVLLMQLLEEAGLPKGVINLVTGDGIEVSKVALVHRDLAGIHFTGSTRTFQYLWKTVGANIEKYRSYPRLVGETGGKDFVVAHPTADRAILKTALTRGAFEYQGQKCSATSRAYIPASIWNSGFKEEFAAEVEYLTMGDVTDLSNFVGAVIDERSFAKNKAAIDRAKSDPTCTIVAGGSYDDSVGWFVRPTVVECTDPANEVFTTEYFGPFLAVHVYEDDRYEEMLTQMESVSAYALTGSVISGDRAAAAYTMDKLRYAAGNFYINDKSTGAVVGQQPFGGGRASGTNDKAGAPQNLMRWTLTRAIKETLVPPTDYTYPHMG
- a CDS encoding proline dehydrogenase family protein, with product MLGPVILAASRSDRIRRLISAAPVTKQVVDRFIPGERVDDIVPVVRDLTGKGLEVTMDVVGEDITRPEQAAAARDAYLELIDRLRELDLGERVEMSVKLSLFGQALPGGHELALAGVRPVVEAAAAIGTTVTLDAEDHTTLDSMFAIHDELRRDFPRTGCVIQAYLFRTETDARRLAANGSRVRLVKGAYKEPAEVAFQHKAEIDRAYVRILKILMEGTGYPMIGSHDPRLISITQELAHRAGRKLDEYEFQMLYGIRGDEHLRLAAEGHRMRVYTAYGTDWYGYFMRRLAEKPANLRFFVRSMVSKG